GGCAGGTACTGCAAACTCTCACACATAAGGTACTTTTTCACAAAAGCGCTTTACAAAGAACCCAAACTCACTCCTGTTAGCTTAAACAGATAAAAAGTCTTGTTTTGAGACCTTCAAGTGACATGAAAAtggtatgatttttttaaaatcaattccaGATAATTAAACATTTAATCTACTATTAGGAAGGgaaatctaatttaaaataaatttaatacagTGAAGACTAAAATAGAAAGAGAATactttaggccgggtgcagtggctcacgcctataatcccagcactttggaaggctgaggtgggcagatcacctgacgtcaggagtttgagaccagcctggccaacatgatgaaaccccgtctctactaaaaatacaaaaattagccagtgtggtggtgtgtgcctataatccctgctacccaggaggctgaggcaggagaattgctgaaacccagaggcggaggttgcagtgagctgagattgtgccactctagcctgggcaacaaagcgagactttatctaaaaaaaaaaaaaaaaaaaaaaaaaaacaaggccgggcacaggagctaatgcctgcaatcccagcactttgggaggccaaggcaggcggatcacctgaggtcgggagttcaagaccagcctgatcaacatcgcaaaaccccgtctctactaaaaatacaaaattagccgggtgtggtggcgcatgcctgtaatcccagctattcagggggctgaagcaggagaatcacttgaacctgggaggcggaggttgcagtgagctgagattgcgccattgcactccagcctaggcaacaagagggaaactccatctcaaaaaaaaaaaaaaaaaaaaattagccaggcctggtggcacacacctgtaatcccagctacttgggaggctgaggcaggagaattgcttgaacctgggaggcagagggtgcagtcagccaagattgcaccactgcactccagcctgcctgggcaacagagtgaggctatcttaaaaaaaaaaaaaagagagaaagagaaaatactttgagataactctagtttttctccctctcttaaCTGGGCACAGGAAAATGTCCTTATTTTTCACTGTGTAATTAGAAAAGTGCTGGGTTGTCAATTCCACCAAGTTGCACCTTAGTCAGAATTATCCTGAAGTTAACAATGACAttgatgaagaaaatattctatGCAATATTCAAACACTATGAACTCAAAGCCAAAGCTACTGCAAAGTTTTTGCTGTGAACATTGAACTTCCCAGTCACGATTTTGCTACAGTGCTTTATAATTGCTTAATCTATAAGAATTTACTTTTTTCAAGTTGACGGGAAATGAATGTAAccaaaaagtaaaatgtgttctaagattacagaagaaaatttctgaaatttGGAAGATGTTATCACATCTCAAGAAGGCACAGAAAAGCAAAGGAAGTCTGTCTAAAAGGCTTGAAATTGCTATGTTCTACCATTTCATATAGTTGGTAAACCAAGTTCTTCTATTAGAATAAAAAAGATTACTTCCCACCAAGGGAATGATTCCATATTACTAATCTAAAACCGGAACACCTGGAGAGAAAACTAGCCAGCTGGCCTAACACCTGTTTCTATGTGGGAAGTTTCTAAGATTAGAATACTGTATAAATAAGTTAAGTCCTCTTGTCAAACAAAGCAATTAGATCTTGCTGTTTAGAGCAAGTATATGGCAAAACACTGCTATCTGAACACAAGAACAGGGGAGAAAAAACAATCCACatattaaaaaaaccaaaaccggttgggcacagtggctcatgcctgtaatcccagcacttcgggaggctgaggcagctggatcacgtgaggtcgggagttcgagaccagcctgtccaacacagagaaactccgtctctactaaaaatacaaaattagccggctgtggtggcgcatgcctgtaatcccaactacttgggaggctgaggcaggagaatcacttgaacccaggaggcagaggttgcggtgagccaagatcgcaccactacactccagcctgggcaacgagagcaaaactctgtctcaaaaaaaacccaaaaagacaaaaaaacaaaaccatacatTGAAGTCAAGCACTAGATACTCTCTTAGAATCTATTTATGCTGAAGCTAGACAAAAATTCAACCAAATGCTTTTCCAACACACAACAAACTAAAAGAGGGATACAAGCTACGAGGCAGACAGTTTTAGAAGCAAGGAAGAATGAAAAACATCCAAAGCagccaaatttattttaaaaaccagccGGAGGCAAGTACAGAGGCAAATGGTCCTCCATACTGGAGCGAGATTTAAGAATATCACTGTATAATCACATGGTGTTGAGTCGAAGGATGAATACATTAAATGTTTGTTTGTCCTACTATATGCCAAGAAGAATTTAAGGACATATTTAAGAAGGCAGGAAAACTTTTATCCAACACAATTAAAATCTGAAAGACTACTTTAGCGCGTATAGTAGCTACCTGGCCTACAGCTGGCCTAACACCTGTTTACACAGCTACCCGAAATACCAAAGGCCGCTGTTGCAGGAAAAATCTCATTCCTCCCGTGTTTATGCCATGGACATGTTGCTTTTATCCAATTTGTAAGGAAactggaatttttgtttttataatagagaGTGCTAAATCAAGAACCCACTAGCTAGTggataactgaggaaattatctGGGTAATTCTAAGGATTTTCCAGGTCTGGAATGCTGGGCCCAAGAGTGATGGTATTGCAAGGCTGGCCCAGGAAATCTCTCCCAGCATCCAAAGAGATGCactaaggccaggcgcggtagctcacgcctgtgatcccagcactttgggaggacaagggggcgtggatcacttgaggctaggagtatgagactagcctggtcaacatggtgaaatcctgtctgtactaaaaatacaaaaattagccaggcctggtggtacatgcctgtgattccagctgcttgggaggctgaggcaggagaattgcttgaacctgggaggcagaggttgccatgagccaagatcgcaccactgcactccagcctgggcaacagagcgagactccgtctaaagaaaaaaaataaataaatgagatgcactgaggaggtggcatttttaatcctcagatgaaaaaagaGGTAAGACTAGAAACTCCTTTGGGGTCAGAATAATGTCAATTACTCTAGTACTGATATAGACAATGTTGGCGAATAACTTATGAGGTTTACAGAAACCTTAATTAAGAGGCAACATCCATCTGCATATAGCTAGACAAGTGCTGTTAAACtaagaaatgttaatatttgttttatactgATAGTCAAGAAACTACAGTGGTTAACCTTTTGTTACTTAGTGTTTTCCAGAGTAGGATGGTAAGGCAGTACTCAAGAAAAGTCTCAAAATCCTTTTGATCACATCATGCAGAAAGACGCAATTTGGTGTTTACGTGTCTTTTACCCTTACCTAACATTACTTACTAGTCAcaccttttaatttaaaaaaaaaaaaaaaaaaaaaaaggatagactTTGGGCTATCTTCACTGGCCATACTGCATAGCTAGagtttaataacactgttttcattacattttaagGTAGTCTTCTAGTCACAGAAAGTAATACTAATTTTCCATTTGCCAAAGTGAtatgcttcctttttaaaataaatttacatcaAACAGTGAGTTGACTTTAAAAGTACTAAGTACATAgtagttttaaatataaaattagaacGGTGTGCAGAAATGGCAAAATCCATCAAGATCTGTCTGTGGTGTCTGAAGTTTAGAAAGCCCTGCTTTAAAGTCTACTTACCACGCATGTGAATTAAAGCTGTTATTTTATTAACTACCCAGTTAATAAGTTTGTGACCAGGAGACCCCTTTCCTCAGACTAATGTTAAGACATGAATAACAGCCACACTTTTAAGTAACCATATATTAAATCAGTCATTTTCCAGCTGAACAAACTATATGCCAAAGAGGATGAGTGACCTGTCCAGGATCACAGGCTGAGTCCACGCCTCTGGAATCTTGGTCCAGACCACTTCCCTCTCATTGAAATAGGAAATGATGAAGGAGCTGTGGTTTCTCTAATTGATGTACAGTTTAGGTAATATAGTAAAGGAAGTCCCAAAATAACTAACTTcacttaaaacatattttgaacaACATAAAACTACGAAGTACTTGATTCAGAAAGCGCCGAAGAGCCGTCTAGCTTATTTACATGAACTGCTCCTTGAAAATTGGCTCCTTCCATTTCAGAAGGGGGAGTGAGGACAGAACCCCAGAGGAAGCCACCTATTAGGTACATGAAAAGGATTGGGGAGATGCAATTTTTCTGGCGTACTGTAgagattttgaaattttctgttattttgtgtgtttattttttcatgccCGCATCCAGGCAACAAAATGAGTAGTCCGCTTATGTGAAGTTATGACCCGAACCTACAGCTTGGCCACAGTCCTGACATTCTGGGGTCACTTTCCTACTCTCCCAGGTGATGCGCCACACCTCTCATTCTTACAGACTTTCAACTCCCTTCCCCATCACTTCCTCAGCTAGGAAGGTGGAAGCTATCATTTTTCCAATGACAAATTTAGCAACCTACCGGCATATATGCCCCATTCACTCCAGAATCTAAGCTCCACAAGGTGACAGATTGTCTTGTTTTGGCCACTGCTTTATCCTCAGTACAAATAATGCCTTGCAAATAAtaggtgcacaataaatatttgagtaagTGAATAAAAGTGCCGCCCTCCCTGTGGACAGGGACAACGCACTGTCCCTTCTGCCTACTGAGAACAGCCTCTCCTGAGTCCTGCATCCCACTCCATCTTGCCtattcagtttccccatcaaCAGTCGTCACTTGTCCCCTCCCAGTGGAATTCCATCAGCAGCACATAATCATCATGCCATACTATTTCCTGAAAAGCTCAAGTCCTCCCTTAGCTCACCTCTGCCTCAGTTATAACCCACATCTGTTCCCCTTTGCAAGGCCTGTCTGCAGTTGCCATCTCGATTTCAGTCCCCTTCTGCTCACAGTCCAGTCCCCAGACTTGCAGTTTGTTAACCACAACAATCCCCCCAGTCTAACAGTTCTCAGTGTTCATCTTCCTTCAATAGCACCTGAATGAGCAGGTGactcccttcttgaaacagtgtCACGTCACCGAGTGCTCTCAGGTTCCTTTGCTGGCTCCTCCCCATTTTATATGGGAGTGACACAGGGCTGACCGTCTCTCCTCCCGATCTACTTGGTTGCTACTCAAAATGTGGGCCCTGGCCCACCAGCATCAGcctcactgagaagcttgctagaaatgcagacCCTTGGGCCCCACGTCAGATCTCCTGAagcagaaatctgtattttaaccaAACATGCTTATTGACGTTTGAAAAGCTCTAATTTCCTGAGTAATTTCAGTCACATGGCTTCGAACACCATAGAGATGACTTTCCAAAATGTTTACCTCCTGTTACCCTAACGGTCATATGCGGGGTTCCATGGTGGATTCTACTAGAAATCTATCAGGCATCTCAAACCTAAGTGCAAAACATaaattgttatttattcttttcccttCAGGTCAAAAACCCGAGTCACCCTTGTCATCTCTTTACCTTCCAATCCCTGGGCCAAAGTTCTGTTGGCTGTACCTTTAGTATAGAGTCCTACCACTAGACACTACTGCTGCTGCTACCACCCTAGGCTAAGCCACCACCACTCGATGTGAAGACTTCTGAGTCGCTATGACATCTTCTGAGTTGCTTCTGCTAAATCTCCCTATTTTCACCCAGGTTCCCTATAATATTGTATACAGTATCCAGTGACCTTTAAATACATCAGACCATGGCTCAAAACCCCTCAATGGCTTCCCAAATTTCCTACCATGGCTTCCAAGAGCCCCAAGTTCCTAGCCCCTTGTACACTGTGCTCTAATGCTCTGCTTCAGTCAAACTGCCAAgtttttccctcttccctccctcaaaTGTTTGCCTGCCTTATTTCTGCTCTTAGCTCTAAGGATTACTTCCTGAAGAAACACCTTTTTTAATTACCATAAATAAGACTCACCACCCCCTGCCGTTCATTTCCAACCCTTTAGTGGTTTTCCTTCCATTTTAGCAATTTACCTGACATTATATGTATCTGACTCCTCCACTAGAATGTATAGTCCACAAACAgggatattttcttctttacaccACAACTGCTTAAAACGGTGCCTCGCACATTAAGAAGCACTGAGATGTTGAGTATTCAAGCACTGGTGGTGGAGCCACTGGGGGCAGGGGATACTCTCATGTGTGTATAAGCATCTATATATGCTTCAGATTTGTCTAAATCTGGATGTAGATAATCCACAGCAGCTTTCAATAAGGTAAAAACTGTGAAATGTGGCAGTGGTTCCAaaacatttctatatattagaatgggaatctttaaaaaattctaatgcTTAAGCCACATTCCAAATGAATTAGATCACAACTGCTGAGGGTGGGGCACAGATATCAGTATTTGTTGAAACTCCCAGGTAATTCTAATGTTAAGTTTCAGAACCACTGGTATATCCAGTATGAGTTGGTAACCATGATATGAGATCCAGTAtactcaacaacaaaacaaattccaGTCCTAATGCTATGCATGCTTAAGACTTCTATTTCCAAGAtgcatagaaaacaaaacaaacaaattcatAAAACTGTTTCAGATATTAGGTCTTAAAGGGAGCACACTTTCCAGGATTTTCCAGGTTCGTTTTCCCATCAAGTCTAATCCAAACTTGGGCATTTCTATTAGGAAGTTTATTCTTTTATCCCATCTGCTCAAGCAGATTTATGCATGAAAAAGTGGTGACTTCTATGTAAGTCGCATCTGAAGGCTTTGGGGATTTTGTCCATACTGATATTTTTAATGGTGTCAAGTAAAAAGCTCCATTCTGGTAATAAGGTTGTAATTACTAAAACAAAATGACATATTCTCAAAAGGATTTCCTTACAACTCAGCTAAGTTATTAGGATGAGAATGGATTTTCTAAATTCTTAATCATGCTGTCTAACATTTCTCACTCAAGAGGTAACAGAATCAACTAGCTCCAGTCATGAATCCAAATATCTTTAGGACAGTAGCTAACAAATATTGCACATTTACCCATCTCCAAACTCACCTTTAAACTATCTTTATACttcaaaatgaaggacaaaattaatgaaagagaAGTCATGTCATTATTCAAATCCTCATTATAGTGCAAATACTAGAAATTTCCAAGGAATCTTGGAAATATTTAAGCCaactcattttacaggtgaatgGCCTGACACCCAGACGAGGTGAAATGACGTGCCTAAAAGTCACACAGGAGagccagaagaggaaaaaaaagctttttttttttttttttccaaaacaagcAGGGGTTTTTCATGTTAATCAACAAGAATCAAGATCATCAGATCAGGAAGAAATGAGGAATAAAACATATGTTACACACAGATTTAAAGAACTAGTCAATCTGCTGCCCCAAAACCAAAACGTTCTCTAAACATATGGACATATATCCATCAAGATGCGTACCCTTCAAATATCAGAATCTTGGAAAATTCAACTTACAAATACATTAATTGCATGATGATGATGAAGTAAGTTAAATGTGAAAACATCAAACAGCACCAATACCAGAAGTTAAGAAGGTAAATACActattattgaaaataatgtataGTCACTGATTGGGACCGAAATGACAATAACCACTAGCAAAACCATTTAAAACAACTCTCTGACATACAGGCTGTATGTAAAGACTACTATATGCCCTTTTCCACTGATAGGCCTATGGCGAGGCATCCTGGCAGTAGGTCACATGGAAAATACTATTAATtaagatgcatttttaaattgttcaacCTTGAGCCATGATACTACATAACCCAAAGTTTGCCAATGTAAGCCAATTGCTATATTTTTGGTATCctaactcctcttttttttttggcagggggacggagtctcgctctgtcgcccaggctggagtgcagtggcgggatctcggctcactgcaacctctgcctcctgggttcaagcaattctcctgcctcagcctcctgagtagctgggactacaggcgagcgccaccacgcccagcttatttttgtattttttattacagacgaggtttcaccatgttggccagaattgtgtcaatctcttgaccttttgatctgcccacctcggcctggtATCCTAACTACTCTTACCTGTcccaattaaaacaaaacacaaaacgaCTCCCTTATTAAGCACTAGATTAAGTATATCTACGAAGCAGCAGCAAGGCATTAACAAATGGGCTGACAGTGTATCAAAATGCTACTGAGGAAAAGACAGCAGCAAGTACTCTCAGAAGAGCACATTATTCCACATGGAATCCCAAATTACTCTTATCTCCAGTTCCTCAAACCCCTGGAAGACTAGAGATGAACAAGCGAAGGTATAAACGGGGCTATGGAAAAAGCAGCTCAAATGGCATAGTGTCTGTATTTTAAAGTACCCAAGATCATGTGATGCTTACAGAGAAATCCCACTATAGCTCAAATTGTTTAAGCATGTATAACTAAAATGCTAGTGAAACTTTTGTGTTTACCCAAAAAATAGCATTGCAGttttaagtgaaaatgaaatagGCATGGTTTGTGAAATGTTTATGTTTACACCACCCTCTTCCTGCTCCCTGCTCGTTTCATCAGGTGATCTGAAGACTACCTGGTTGGAAATATTTGGTAATGCAGTGCAGAAAATTAAGGTCACAGACAAAGTACAACAACTTTTAATACACCATTAATActaatgattaaaaattattGCATAGTCTTATGCATTTACcctaaaacattttctgaaagtAAACGAATTAtataaaagacaaacaaccctTTAAAATGTGGATGGCCTTTACTACCTCGACCTTCtatccttttttgtcttttcagtactTTTGTCCATGGTTTTCTCATTGTCTCCCCTGCACTTTGGGCAATACCATTTCCCCTTTGGTTTATAGGTGAGTGAAACGCATGAAAAGTGAAACCATTCAATTGGACACTGTTCATTGTCACATCCTATCATCTCCCCATAAGACACTTGGTTGCATAAACAGTATGTAGGTTCGTTAGGATCTATTGCAAACTCAACAGGTGAAGCTTCCCTTTCCTGCTTGGCCTTGGAGCGTTTCTTCTTCTTTGCTGacttggatttcttttctttaggtGGCTGATCATCACAGTCTTCAATCCCATTTGCCATATGACATAAATCACGGCTTTCACTGGTCCGCTGTCTGCGGGGTCTTCTTGAAGATCTTTCTGGTTGGCTAGAATCCATCTTTGCTTTATCTGAGGCCCGTTCACTTTCAGCAGGATCTTGGAAACACTGCGAATGTAACTCCATTTGTCTTGCCCGATTTTCTACCAATTCGAGCATTTGTGTAACAATCTGGATTTTTTCATCTCCCAATTCTTGACTATTAATTAGTGCTCTCTGGAGAAGCTGCTGTAGACGTTTCTTTTGGTTTAAATCAtcttctttcttatatttttcatagaCATCATCAATCTCCTTTAACgtttctaaaaaaggaaaagaatgagaacATTATCATGTGTTAGCAGGCATAACATTTCCAAGTTAgttattttttacagaattgAAGTTAGAACTCAAACCATGAAACCATACTCCTCTTTGGTACGTATACATTAAAAACTATTTCATACAAAGACCACATTATCTAATATGAAAGTATATTTAgaagtaaaggaatgaaaagaaagaacacaaaacTAATACTCATTAATCTATATTAAAAAGgataagaggccgggcgcggtagctcacgcctgtaatccctgcactttgagaggccgacgcaggtggatcacctgaggtcaggagttcaagaccaacctggccaagaaggtgaaaccctgtctctaccaaaaatacaaaaattagccaggcatggtggcagttgcccctaatcattccagctactcgggaggctggggcagagaactgcttgaactcagaaggcggagtttgcagtgagctgagatcacaccatcgcacgccagcctgggcgacagagcaaaactctgtctccaaaaaaaaaaaaaaaaaaaaaaaaggataagagaTATTTGGCTAATGATCAAAAGTATTTCTAATGGGCAAGAACACTGTATGCCACTTTAGTCTACTAAGTGCTGTAACACCTTCAAAACAGCCCTATATATAAAATTTGCAGGCTGAGGTCCAGCTCTAAAACTTGAAAAGGTTACAGGACTAGGCTACAGATTACTGCCCAAATGTGTTACAGGATTTACAGTCAAATGTATGACTTGTGACATACATGACTCCGGAGACACTACAGCTTCACTTTCACATCATACATTCTTAACAAAGAAGGCATAAACAACTCTTAGCTTCCCATCATCTTAGTTTTAATGGCTCTATTTTAGCCTCACATGGGAAATTCTGAAAATGAAACTATTTCCAGGGTAAAACTATTTCCAGAGTAGATTCTGGTTCTGGCATCAACTGACCAAACCACtaacaaaattataataaagtcAGCACTGGATCATTCTGCCTTTGTAGATAAATCAGTAGTTGGTTCTAAGCTTTCTGAACTGCTGATTTAGTTGCAGGGCACGTGGAATACActtacttaaataaaataaaaatagctgactCACTAGAAGGtatccaaaaatctgaaaatataatttcatatgtCACCAAAAATTTACTTAAGATTAGTTTtgttcaaaattgttttgtttcttattcttACAAGATGTAATGCTATCTCAAAGAGTTCTGTCCCCATGGTATTTTTCATACCACATGGCATACCAGTTTTATATTCCAATACtgtaattattaaaaacagaaatgttggACAAGTAAATATATACATTGGGGCTGTCTGCAAGTAAGGCACACAAAAGCAaatattcggccgggcgcggtggctcaagcctgtaatcccagcattttgggaggccgagacgggcggatcacaggtcaggagatcgaaaccatcctggctaacacagtgaaaccccgtctctactaaaaaatacaaaaaactagccgggcgagatggctggcgcctgtagtcccagctactcgggaggctgagacaggagaatggcgtgaatccgggaggcggagcttgcagtgagctgagatacggccactgcactccagcctgggcgacagagcgagactccgtctcaaaaaaaaaagcaaatattcaacAGAACTCATTAATTAACTTCTCCCTGGAAATCACAGGTACTCATACTTGATGTACAACTGTCTAACCTGGAATACATAACAAAGTGCCACCACATGGTTAAGAGCACTTATGCCCGCATAGCATATTTTTGAACAAAGTTCATGTCTATTCCATTTGCTTAGCTAGGCATCTAAGCAGATTTCTTAAGAACCTAATTTCCCTACaggaaaaataaggaaactgGTTCCCTCAGACCCATAAAAAAATTgaggattaaaaaataagaggCAAACCTCATTTCAAATATTCTGTACCTAATAATCAGGTGTTAGAGGCTAATTACAGTATATATCACACCAGCACACTGATAGAtgagataaaaaaaatttttaagacacCCTTTTATATAATGAAAGACAAGAACTTTAACATTTACTCAGCCCCTTCTATGTGGTAAAGATTTTCTCAGTTAATCTCCACAGCAACCCCATGAGGAAGCCATCACTTCTGCTTGTGAAAAAAACTGCAACTCAAGAGATACGAACcccagactttatttatttatttttttgagacggagtctcgttctgtcgcccaggctggagtgcagtggcgcgatcacggctcactgcaagctccgcctcccgggttcccgccattctcctgcctcagcctccagagtagctgggactacaggcgcccgccaccgcgcccggctaatttttttgtatttttagtagagacggggtttcaccgtggtctcgatctcctgaccttgtgatccacccgcctcggcctcccaaagtgctgggattacaggcgtgagccaccgcgcccggccgaacccCAGACTTTCAACTGTGCCAGATCTGTATGTCTGACCTAGCAGTGTAAGCACTTTCTATAAACTATATGAAAGGCACTTGAAATTAAGTATCAAATTTTAGTTTGAAGGTTGTTATTTATCGAAGAAATGAGTGAGAACACTAGAACAAAAATAAAGGTTCTCTAATAACCCTATCCCATAATAAGTACTTCAATtgtgaaattgttttcttctttatttctcatcTTTATAAGGTTTTCAGCAGTTCTGAAAGTGTCTCAAGTAGGTGAGAGAGAAATTTATTTGACTGCCTATATAATTTATATCACTAAATATTGCTAGAAATATTAGATCCAAAACCAGAAAAGACTTAAGCTCtagtgaagaaataaaaaacatgaaatcTGAACCCgaaacacaaaatatatataaatataaaactgtgAAAGTTGAGCTCAGTAACCATGCGCAGAGAGTGAAAACTGGATGAGTTTTTAATCATTAATCACAATCTTCATAGAGCTAAGAATTTTTATAATCTCTTAGTCTTGTAAGGCCTACTATATTACTAATCTTACCAGAGCTATTAATACATCACAATTATAGATGATCCGAAAGCAGATTTCCCTGTCAACAAATTATAGTATCCCTTACCAACTTCAAATAGCTTAACTCTTGTGAAAGGAAACATGTGTcttcaaagaaatgtaaaaacctGCAAgcttgctgggtgcagtggctcacgcctgtaatcccagcactttgtggggcaaaggcgggcggatcacctgaggtcaggagttcaagaccagcctggccaacatggtgaaactccgtatctactaaaaatacaaaacttagccaggcgtgatagcaggtgcctgtaatcccagctactcgggaggctgaggcaggagaatcgtttgaaccggggaggcagtggtttcagtgagccaagatcgagccactatactccagcctaggggacagagcaagactgtctgaaacaacaacaacaacaacagcaactgCAAACTTTACAAACTTTAGTGTTATCTGAAAAACTAGAAAGGTTCAATATACAATTATTAAGCACGTATCATTTTTAGGTTACCATTCATGTTTGTGCTCCGTATCTGTAGAAATCCCCTTGGACagtttttatgaaaatttaaattgtttGAAAACAAGGATATGCATCTAAAGTTGCAGGAGCTGGAGCCAAATAGTCTACATCTAATTAACTGGACGAGTTACTTAAActctttctaatctgtaaaataaatatt
This portion of the Rhinopithecus roxellana isolate Shanxi Qingling chromosome 2, ASM756505v1, whole genome shotgun sequence genome encodes:
- the ING2 gene encoding inhibitor of growth protein 2 codes for the protein MLGQQQQQLYSSAALLTGERSRLLTCYVQDYLECVESLPHDMQRNVSVLRELDNKYQETLKEIDDVYEKYKKEDDLNQKKRLQQLLQRALINSQELGDEKIQIVTQMLELVENRARQMELHSQCFQDPAESERASDKAKMDSSQPERSSRRPRRQRTSESRDLCHMANGIEDCDDQPPKEKKSKSAKKKKRSKAKQEREASPVEFAIDPNEPTYCLCNQVSYGEMIGCDNEQCPIEWFHFSCVSLTYKPKGKWYCPKCRGDNEKTMDKSTEKTKKDRRSR